The Paraburkholderia megapolitana genomic sequence TCGCTGATCGTCGCGTCCGGCTGCAGCTTGCCGACGTTGACGAAGCGCGTCACCTGCTCGCCGTCCGCGCGTGCAGTGAGCGTGTCCTTCACCCAGACGCCCGATTCGAAGTTGCTCGACACCGACGATCCAAGCGCTTCGAGGCGCACGCGTTCCGACAACTGGTCGGTGTACGGGCCGACCACTTCGCCGATCAGATAGGTGACGATCACGAGCGGAATACCGATCTTCAGCAGCGAGCGCAATGCCTGGTTGGTCGCGAGACCGGAGACGCGAAAGATCGTGTACTCGGAGTTCGCGGCCATCTGCGCGAACACATAGATCGAGCTGATCAATGCCGCGACCGGAATGATTTCGTAGAAACGCGAGGGCGTCTGCAGCGCGACGCGCAGCACCGCATACGTAAACTTGTAGTTGCCGTGTCCAACCGAATTCAGTTCGTTGATCAGGTCGAAGAAGAAAAACAGGCCCGAGAACGCGAACAGGATGAAGACGAAGGTGAGATAGATCTGGCGCGCGAAGTACCGTTCATAGATCCGCATCGATCACGCTCCCTGTGACGAACGGCGGAACATCGCCCACGTGAACAGCGGCCGGTTGCGCACGCGCATCCAGAAGATGAACACGACGATCGCGGCGACCACGATATGCAACCCGATCAGCCCGACGACGAACGACATCTTGCCTTGCTCGATCCACGACTGGATGACGTTGAGCAGGTTCGAGTACGTCAGGTAGATCAGCACGGCCATCACCAGGTTGATGGTGCGACCGCGGCGCGGATTCTGGTGGGCGAGCGGAATGGCGAGCAGCATCAGGTTGATCGCGATGAGCGGCAGACCGATGCGCCACGCCAGCTCGGCGAGGTTGTCGCGGGTCGGGTCGCGGATCAGATCGAGGGTGGGGGTACCCGTTGTACTTGGCGTGCTCACGACCGGCTGGCTCTCGATCTTCACACCGTAGCGGTCGAATTCCATGATGCGGAAGTCCGGATGGCCCGGCTCGCCGTCATAGCGCCGACCATTCTCGAGCACGACGAAACGGTCGCCGTTCTTATGCGTTTCCGTGTGACCCGTTTTCGACACGACGACGTTGACCTTGCCGCCTTCGGTACTCGTGACAAACACGTTCTCGACGCGCGCCTGGTCCTGCGTCATCTTCTCGATGAAGAACACGCGATGACTCACTGCCGATTCGCGGAACTGGCCCGGTGCGAGCAACGAGACCTCGTCGCGCTGCTGGAAACGCGCGCGGATCAGCTTGTTCTGCTGGTTCGACCACGGCCAGCCGACGAACACGAAGAACATGATGAGGATGATGATCGGCGTGGCGAATACGCCGACCGGCTTGATGAACTGGGTGAGGCTCACGCCGGACGCGAGCCACACCACCATTTCGGAGTCGCGGTACCAGCGCGTCAGGACGAACAGGATCGACACGAACAGGGTCGCGACGAGCATGATCGCCAGGTAGCCGATCACAGTGAGGCCGATCAGGACCAGTACGTCGCGCGGATCGATTTCGCCCGAGGCCGCGAAGCCGACGATGCGGATCATCATCGTCGTCAGTACGAGCGTGAGCAGAACCATGAACACGGCACCAGCCGTATACGCGAGTTCGCGCTGGAGGGAGCGTTCGAAGATCATTGTTGATGACGAGAAGGCGTGCTCCAGATGGTACCCGTTGCACCATCCTTGCAGCCGCCGCGGGAAAAATAGCGGATAATTGCGGCTTTCATCCTAAGCCCAGATTTTATCCGAGGACAAGCGCGATGGACTTTAGCATAAAAGCCTGTGATTGGAGCAAAGGCTCGTCAACCGGGTTCCCGACCGGCAAATCGGATTGCATCGTGATCGGTGTGTTCGAATCGCAGACGCTGTCGGGCGCGGCGCTGGAAATCGATGCGGCCACCAAAGGCCTGCTGACACGCATCATCAAGGCCGGCGACATGGACGGCAAGAGCGGTACCACACTGGTTCTGCACGAAGTATCCGGCATTGGCGCGTCCCGCGTGCTGCTGGTCGGTCTCGGCAAGCAGGACAAATTCACCCAGAAAGCGTACGGCGATGCAGCACGCGCCGCATGGCGCGCAATTCTCGGCACGAAGATCGTTCAGGTCGCCTTCACGTTGGCGCAGTTGCCGGTGCTCGAACGTTCGGCCGACTGGGCCGTGCGTGCTGCGATCCTCGCGCTGCGCGAACAGACCTACCGCTTCACGCAGATGAAGAGCAAGCCCGACCACAGCACGCGCGCGTTGAAGCGTGTCGTGTTCAGCGTCGATACCGTCGACGAAAAGGCTGCGAAGGTTGCTGCGAAGCAGGGCGCCGCGCTCGCCAACGGCATGGACCTCACGCGCGATCTCGGCAATCTGCCGGGCAACGTGTGTACGCCGACCTATCTGGCGAACACCGCGAAGAAGCTCGGTAAGGACTGGAAGCTGAAGGTCGACGTACTCGGCCAGAAGCAGCTCGAAGCGCTGAAGATGGGCTCGTTCCTGTCGGTCACGCGCGGCTCGGTCGAACCGCCCCAGTTCATCGTGATGCAGTACCAGGGCGGCGCTGCGAAGGCCGCGCCGATCGTACTGGTCGGCAAGGGCATCACGTTCGACACCGGCGGCATTTCGCTGAAGCCCGGCGAAAGCATGGACGAGATGAAGTACGACATGTGCG encodes the following:
- the lptF gene encoding LPS export ABC transporter permease LptF, with protein sequence MIFERSLQRELAYTAGAVFMVLLTLVLTTMMIRIVGFAASGEIDPRDVLVLIGLTVIGYLAIMLVATLFVSILFVLTRWYRDSEMVVWLASGVSLTQFIKPVGVFATPIIILIMFFVFVGWPWSNQQNKLIRARFQQRDEVSLLAPGQFRESAVSHRVFFIEKMTQDQARVENVFVTSTEGGKVNVVVSKTGHTETHKNGDRFVVLENGRRYDGEPGHPDFRIMEFDRYGVKIESQPVVSTPSTTGTPTLDLIRDPTRDNLAELAWRIGLPLIAINLMLLAIPLAHQNPRRGRTINLVMAVLIYLTYSNLLNVIQSWIEQGKMSFVVGLIGLHIVVAAIVVFIFWMRVRNRPLFTWAMFRRSSQGA
- a CDS encoding leucyl aminopeptidase; the protein is MDFSIKACDWSKGSSTGFPTGKSDCIVIGVFESQTLSGAALEIDAATKGLLTRIIKAGDMDGKSGTTLVLHEVSGIGASRVLLVGLGKQDKFTQKAYGDAARAAWRAILGTKIVQVAFTLAQLPVLERSADWAVRAAILALREQTYRFTQMKSKPDHSTRALKRVVFSVDTVDEKAAKVAAKQGAALANGMDLTRDLGNLPGNVCTPTYLANTAKKLGKDWKLKVDVLGQKQLEALKMGSFLSVTRGSVEPPQFIVMQYQGGAAKAAPIVLVGKGITFDTGGISLKPGESMDEMKYDMCGAGSVFGTLRAVAEMGLKINVVGIIPTCENMPAGNATKPGDIVTSMAGLTIEVLNTDAEGRLILCDALTYAERFKPAAVIDIATLTGACVIALGHHNSGLFSKDDALAGELLDASKEASDPAWRLPLDEEYHEQLKSNFADLANIGGRPGGSITAACFLSRFTEAYPWAHLDIAGTAWKSGAAKGATGRPVPLLTQFLIDRSA